A region of Vitis vinifera cultivar Pinot Noir 40024 chromosome 13, ASM3070453v1 DNA encodes the following proteins:
- the LOC100254420 gene encoding putative disease resistance RPP13-like protein 1 isoform X5, whose protein sequence is MADALLSASLQVLFQRLASPELINFIRRRNLSDELLNELKRKLVVVLNVLDDAEVKQFSNPNVKEWLVHVKDAVYDAEDLLDEIATDALRCKMEAADSQTGGTLKAWKWNKFSASVKAPFAIKSMESRVRGMIDLLEKIGGEIVRLGLAGSRSPTPRLPTSTSLEDDSIVLGRDEIQKEMVKWLLSDNTTGGKMGVMSIVGMGGSGKTTLARHLYNDEEVKKHFDLQVWVCVSTEFLLIKVTKTILYEIGSKTDDFDSLNKLQLQLKEQLSNKKFLLVLDDVWNLKPRDEGYMELSDREGWERLRTPLLAAAEGSKIVVTSRDKSVAEAMKAAPTHDLGKLSSEDSWSLFKKHAFGDRDPNAFLELKPIGRQIVDKCQGLPLAVKVLGRLLYSEADKGEWNVVLNSDIWRQSGSEILPSLRLSYHHLSLPLKHCFAYCSIFPQDHQFNKEKLILLWMAEGLLHPQENEGRRMEEIVIIVSNQDEHKRFLMINKVSIMTMEETCKLAVIGRPCKMCSNQVDFCKSGI, encoded by the exons ATGGCGGACGCCCTCCTCTCAGCTTCGCTTCAAGTTCTATTCCAAAGGTTGGCTTCTCCAGAGCTCATAAACTTCATTCGGCGACGGAACCTTAGCGATGAACTCCTCAACGAGTTGAAGAGGAAACTCGTGGTTGTTCTCAATGTGCTCGATGATGCGGAGGTGAAGCAATTTTCCAACCCAAATGTCAAAGAGTGGCTCGTCCATGTCAAGGATGCTGTGTATGATGCGGAAGACCTGTTGGACGAGATCGCTACCGACGCTTTGCGTTGCAAGATGGAAGCTGCTGACTCCCAAACCGGCGGAACTCTTAAGGCGTGGAAATGGAACAAGTTCTCTGCTTCTGTGAAGGCCCCATTTGCTATCAAAAGCATGGAGTCCAGGGTCAGGGGCATGATTGATCTACTGGAAAAAATCGGAGGAGAAATTGTTCGGTTGGGGCTAGCAGGATCACGGTCACCAACACCAAGATTACCAACGTCCACTTCTTTGGAGGATGACTCCATTGTTCTCGGCAGGGATGAAATTCAGAAGGAGATGGTGAAGTGGTTGCTTTCTGACAATACAACAGGCGGCAAAATGGGGGTGATGTCCATAGTGGGCATGGGCGGCAGCGGCAAGACCACGCTTGCTCGGCACCTCTATAACGATGAGGAAGTGAAGAAACACTTCGACTTGCAAGTATGGGTCTGTGTTTCCACTGAGTTTCTCCTTATCAAGGTCACTAAAACAATTCTATACGAAATCGGTTCTAAAACTGATGATTTTGACAGCCTAAATAAGCTTCAGCTTCAACTCAAAGAGCAACTTAGTAACAAGAAATTTCTGCTTGTTCTTGATGACGTCTGGAATTTGAAGCCTCGTGATGAAGGTTACATGGAGCTTAGTGATCGTGAAGGTTGGGAACGTCTACGAACTCCACTCCTCGCTGCAGCAGAGGGAAGCAAGATTGTTGTGACCAGTCGTGATAAATCTGTTGCAGAAGCCATGAAAGCGGCCCCTACTCATGATCTTGGGAAATTAAGCTCTGAAGATAGTTGGTCCCTGTTTAAAAAGCATGCATTTGGAGATAGAGACCCCAACGCATTCCTTGAGCTTAAACCCATAGGCAGACAGATTGTGGACAAGTGCCAAGGATTGCCTTTGGCTGTGAAAGTACTCGGCCGTCTCTTGTATTCGGAGGCCGACAAAGGGGAATGGAACGTTGTGTTGAACAGTGACATATGGCGGCAGAGTGGCTCCGAAATTCTTCCATCTTTGAGATTAAGCTACCATCATCTTTCTCTACCTCTGAAGCATTGTTTTGCTTATTGTTCTATTTTTCCCCAGGACCACCAATTCAACAAAGAGAAGCTGATTTTATTATGGATGGCAGAAGGTCTTTTACATCCACAAGAAAACGAAGGAAGGAGAATGGAAGAGATAG tGATCATTGTAAGTAATCAGGATGAGCATAAAAGATTTCTTATGATAAACAAAGTTTCGATTATGACCATGGAAGAAACATGTAAG CTTGCAGTGATTGGGCGTCCATGTAAAATGTGCTCTAACCAAGTGGACTTCTGCAAAAG TGGAATATGA
- the LOC100254420 gene encoding putative disease resistance RPP13-like protein 1 isoform X4, which produces MADALLSASLQVLFQRLASPELINFIRRRNLSDELLNELKRKLVVVLNVLDDAEVKQFSNPNVKEWLVHVKDAVYDAEDLLDEIATDALRCKMEAADSQTGGTLKAWKWNKFSASVKAPFAIKSMESRVRGMIDLLEKIGGEIVRLGLAGSRSPTPRLPTSTSLEDDSIVLGRDEIQKEMVKWLLSDNTTGGKMGVMSIVGMGGSGKTTLARHLYNDEEVKKHFDLQVWVCVSTEFLLIKVTKTILYEIGSKTDDFDSLNKLQLQLKEQLSNKKFLLVLDDVWNLKPRDEGYMELSDREGWERLRTPLLAAAEGSKIVVTSRDKSVAEAMKAAPTHDLGKLSSEDSWSLFKKHAFGDRDPNAFLELKPIGRQIVDKCQGLPLAVKVLGRLLYSEADKGEWNVVLNSDIWRQSGSEILPSLRLSYHHLSLPLKHCFAYCSIFPQDHQFNKEKLILLWMAEGLLHPQENEGRRMEEIVIIVSNQDEHKRFLMINKVSIMTMEETCKQLAVIGRPCKMCSNQVDFCKSGI; this is translated from the exons ATGGCGGACGCCCTCCTCTCAGCTTCGCTTCAAGTTCTATTCCAAAGGTTGGCTTCTCCAGAGCTCATAAACTTCATTCGGCGACGGAACCTTAGCGATGAACTCCTCAACGAGTTGAAGAGGAAACTCGTGGTTGTTCTCAATGTGCTCGATGATGCGGAGGTGAAGCAATTTTCCAACCCAAATGTCAAAGAGTGGCTCGTCCATGTCAAGGATGCTGTGTATGATGCGGAAGACCTGTTGGACGAGATCGCTACCGACGCTTTGCGTTGCAAGATGGAAGCTGCTGACTCCCAAACCGGCGGAACTCTTAAGGCGTGGAAATGGAACAAGTTCTCTGCTTCTGTGAAGGCCCCATTTGCTATCAAAAGCATGGAGTCCAGGGTCAGGGGCATGATTGATCTACTGGAAAAAATCGGAGGAGAAATTGTTCGGTTGGGGCTAGCAGGATCACGGTCACCAACACCAAGATTACCAACGTCCACTTCTTTGGAGGATGACTCCATTGTTCTCGGCAGGGATGAAATTCAGAAGGAGATGGTGAAGTGGTTGCTTTCTGACAATACAACAGGCGGCAAAATGGGGGTGATGTCCATAGTGGGCATGGGCGGCAGCGGCAAGACCACGCTTGCTCGGCACCTCTATAACGATGAGGAAGTGAAGAAACACTTCGACTTGCAAGTATGGGTCTGTGTTTCCACTGAGTTTCTCCTTATCAAGGTCACTAAAACAATTCTATACGAAATCGGTTCTAAAACTGATGATTTTGACAGCCTAAATAAGCTTCAGCTTCAACTCAAAGAGCAACTTAGTAACAAGAAATTTCTGCTTGTTCTTGATGACGTCTGGAATTTGAAGCCTCGTGATGAAGGTTACATGGAGCTTAGTGATCGTGAAGGTTGGGAACGTCTACGAACTCCACTCCTCGCTGCAGCAGAGGGAAGCAAGATTGTTGTGACCAGTCGTGATAAATCTGTTGCAGAAGCCATGAAAGCGGCCCCTACTCATGATCTTGGGAAATTAAGCTCTGAAGATAGTTGGTCCCTGTTTAAAAAGCATGCATTTGGAGATAGAGACCCCAACGCATTCCTTGAGCTTAAACCCATAGGCAGACAGATTGTGGACAAGTGCCAAGGATTGCCTTTGGCTGTGAAAGTACTCGGCCGTCTCTTGTATTCGGAGGCCGACAAAGGGGAATGGAACGTTGTGTTGAACAGTGACATATGGCGGCAGAGTGGCTCCGAAATTCTTCCATCTTTGAGATTAAGCTACCATCATCTTTCTCTACCTCTGAAGCATTGTTTTGCTTATTGTTCTATTTTTCCCCAGGACCACCAATTCAACAAAGAGAAGCTGATTTTATTATGGATGGCAGAAGGTCTTTTACATCCACAAGAAAACGAAGGAAGGAGAATGGAAGAGATAG tGATCATTGTAAGTAATCAGGATGAGCATAAAAGATTTCTTATGATAAACAAAGTTTCGATTATGACCATGGAAGAAACATGTAAG CAGCTTGCAGTGATTGGGCGTCCATGTAAAATGTGCTCTAACCAAGTGGACTTCTGCAAAAG TGGAATATGA
- the LOC100254420 gene encoding putative disease resistance RPP13-like protein 1 isoform X7, whose translation MADALLSASLQVLFQRLASPELINFIRRRNLSDELLNELKRKLVVVLNVLDDAEVKQFSNPNVKEWLVHVKDAVYDAEDLLDEIATDALRCKMEAADSQTGGTLKAWKWNKFSASVKAPFAIKSMESRVRGMIDLLEKIGGEIVRLGLAGSRSPTPRLPTSTSLEDDSIVLGRDEIQKEMVKWLLSDNTTGGKMGVMSIVGMGGSGKTTLARHLYNDEEVKKHFDLQVWVCVSTEFLLIKVTKTILYEIGSKTDDFDSLNKLQLQLKEQLSNKKFLLVLDDVWNLKPRDEGYMELSDREGWERLRTPLLAAAEGSKIVVTSRDKSVAEAMKAAPTHDLGKLSSEDSWSLFKKHAFGDRDPNAFLELKPIGRQIVDKCQGLPLAVKVLGRLLYSEADKGEWNVVLNSDIWRQSGSEILPSLRLSYHHLSLPLKHCFAYCSIFPQDHQFNKEKLILLWMAEGLLHPQENEGRRMEEIVIIVSNQDEHKRFLMINKVSIMTMEETSCSDWASM comes from the exons ATGGCGGACGCCCTCCTCTCAGCTTCGCTTCAAGTTCTATTCCAAAGGTTGGCTTCTCCAGAGCTCATAAACTTCATTCGGCGACGGAACCTTAGCGATGAACTCCTCAACGAGTTGAAGAGGAAACTCGTGGTTGTTCTCAATGTGCTCGATGATGCGGAGGTGAAGCAATTTTCCAACCCAAATGTCAAAGAGTGGCTCGTCCATGTCAAGGATGCTGTGTATGATGCGGAAGACCTGTTGGACGAGATCGCTACCGACGCTTTGCGTTGCAAGATGGAAGCTGCTGACTCCCAAACCGGCGGAACTCTTAAGGCGTGGAAATGGAACAAGTTCTCTGCTTCTGTGAAGGCCCCATTTGCTATCAAAAGCATGGAGTCCAGGGTCAGGGGCATGATTGATCTACTGGAAAAAATCGGAGGAGAAATTGTTCGGTTGGGGCTAGCAGGATCACGGTCACCAACACCAAGATTACCAACGTCCACTTCTTTGGAGGATGACTCCATTGTTCTCGGCAGGGATGAAATTCAGAAGGAGATGGTGAAGTGGTTGCTTTCTGACAATACAACAGGCGGCAAAATGGGGGTGATGTCCATAGTGGGCATGGGCGGCAGCGGCAAGACCACGCTTGCTCGGCACCTCTATAACGATGAGGAAGTGAAGAAACACTTCGACTTGCAAGTATGGGTCTGTGTTTCCACTGAGTTTCTCCTTATCAAGGTCACTAAAACAATTCTATACGAAATCGGTTCTAAAACTGATGATTTTGACAGCCTAAATAAGCTTCAGCTTCAACTCAAAGAGCAACTTAGTAACAAGAAATTTCTGCTTGTTCTTGATGACGTCTGGAATTTGAAGCCTCGTGATGAAGGTTACATGGAGCTTAGTGATCGTGAAGGTTGGGAACGTCTACGAACTCCACTCCTCGCTGCAGCAGAGGGAAGCAAGATTGTTGTGACCAGTCGTGATAAATCTGTTGCAGAAGCCATGAAAGCGGCCCCTACTCATGATCTTGGGAAATTAAGCTCTGAAGATAGTTGGTCCCTGTTTAAAAAGCATGCATTTGGAGATAGAGACCCCAACGCATTCCTTGAGCTTAAACCCATAGGCAGACAGATTGTGGACAAGTGCCAAGGATTGCCTTTGGCTGTGAAAGTACTCGGCCGTCTCTTGTATTCGGAGGCCGACAAAGGGGAATGGAACGTTGTGTTGAACAGTGACATATGGCGGCAGAGTGGCTCCGAAATTCTTCCATCTTTGAGATTAAGCTACCATCATCTTTCTCTACCTCTGAAGCATTGTTTTGCTTATTGTTCTATTTTTCCCCAGGACCACCAATTCAACAAAGAGAAGCTGATTTTATTATGGATGGCAGAAGGTCTTTTACATCCACAAGAAAACGAAGGAAGGAGAATGGAAGAGATAG tGATCATTGTAAGTAATCAGGATGAGCATAAAAGATTTCTTATGATAAACAAAGTTTCGATTATGACCATGGAAGAAACAT CTTGCAGTGATTGGGCGTCCATGTAA
- the LOC100254420 gene encoding putative disease resistance RPP13-like protein 1 isoform X2, whose product MADALLSASLQVLFQRLASPELINFIRRRNLSDELLNELKRKLVVVLNVLDDAEVKQFSNPNVKEWLVHVKDAVYDAEDLLDEIATDALRCKMEAADSQTGGTLKAWKWNKFSASVKAPFAIKSMESRVRGMIDLLEKIGGEIVRLGLAGSRSPTPRLPTSTSLEDDSIVLGRDEIQKEMVKWLLSDNTTGGKMGVMSIVGMGGSGKTTLARHLYNDEEVKKHFDLQVWVCVSTEFLLIKVTKTILYEIGSKTDDFDSLNKLQLQLKEQLSNKKFLLVLDDVWNLKPRDEGYMELSDREGWERLRTPLLAAAEGSKIVVTSRDKSVAEAMKAAPTHDLGKLSSEDSWSLFKKHAFGDRDPNAFLELKPIGRQIVDKCQGLPLAVKVLGRLLYSEADKGEWNVVLNSDIWRQSGSEILPSLRLSYHHLSLPLKHCFAYCSIFPQDHQFNKEKLILLWMAEGLLHPQENEGRRMEEIVIIVSNQDEHKRFLMINKVSIMTMEETCKQLAVIGRPCKMCSNQVDFCKRKWNMKKDRLFRFSL is encoded by the exons ATGGCGGACGCCCTCCTCTCAGCTTCGCTTCAAGTTCTATTCCAAAGGTTGGCTTCTCCAGAGCTCATAAACTTCATTCGGCGACGGAACCTTAGCGATGAACTCCTCAACGAGTTGAAGAGGAAACTCGTGGTTGTTCTCAATGTGCTCGATGATGCGGAGGTGAAGCAATTTTCCAACCCAAATGTCAAAGAGTGGCTCGTCCATGTCAAGGATGCTGTGTATGATGCGGAAGACCTGTTGGACGAGATCGCTACCGACGCTTTGCGTTGCAAGATGGAAGCTGCTGACTCCCAAACCGGCGGAACTCTTAAGGCGTGGAAATGGAACAAGTTCTCTGCTTCTGTGAAGGCCCCATTTGCTATCAAAAGCATGGAGTCCAGGGTCAGGGGCATGATTGATCTACTGGAAAAAATCGGAGGAGAAATTGTTCGGTTGGGGCTAGCAGGATCACGGTCACCAACACCAAGATTACCAACGTCCACTTCTTTGGAGGATGACTCCATTGTTCTCGGCAGGGATGAAATTCAGAAGGAGATGGTGAAGTGGTTGCTTTCTGACAATACAACAGGCGGCAAAATGGGGGTGATGTCCATAGTGGGCATGGGCGGCAGCGGCAAGACCACGCTTGCTCGGCACCTCTATAACGATGAGGAAGTGAAGAAACACTTCGACTTGCAAGTATGGGTCTGTGTTTCCACTGAGTTTCTCCTTATCAAGGTCACTAAAACAATTCTATACGAAATCGGTTCTAAAACTGATGATTTTGACAGCCTAAATAAGCTTCAGCTTCAACTCAAAGAGCAACTTAGTAACAAGAAATTTCTGCTTGTTCTTGATGACGTCTGGAATTTGAAGCCTCGTGATGAAGGTTACATGGAGCTTAGTGATCGTGAAGGTTGGGAACGTCTACGAACTCCACTCCTCGCTGCAGCAGAGGGAAGCAAGATTGTTGTGACCAGTCGTGATAAATCTGTTGCAGAAGCCATGAAAGCGGCCCCTACTCATGATCTTGGGAAATTAAGCTCTGAAGATAGTTGGTCCCTGTTTAAAAAGCATGCATTTGGAGATAGAGACCCCAACGCATTCCTTGAGCTTAAACCCATAGGCAGACAGATTGTGGACAAGTGCCAAGGATTGCCTTTGGCTGTGAAAGTACTCGGCCGTCTCTTGTATTCGGAGGCCGACAAAGGGGAATGGAACGTTGTGTTGAACAGTGACATATGGCGGCAGAGTGGCTCCGAAATTCTTCCATCTTTGAGATTAAGCTACCATCATCTTTCTCTACCTCTGAAGCATTGTTTTGCTTATTGTTCTATTTTTCCCCAGGACCACCAATTCAACAAAGAGAAGCTGATTTTATTATGGATGGCAGAAGGTCTTTTACATCCACAAGAAAACGAAGGAAGGAGAATGGAAGAGATAG tGATCATTGTAAGTAATCAGGATGAGCATAAAAGATTTCTTATGATAAACAAAGTTTCGATTATGACCATGGAAGAAACATGTAAG CAGCTTGCAGTGATTGGGCGTCCATGTAAAATGTGCTCTAACCAAGTGGACTTCTGCAAAAG GAAGTGGAATATGAAGAAAGATAGATTGTTCAGATTTTCCCTGTAG
- the LOC100254420 gene encoding putative disease resistance RPP13-like protein 1 isoform X3, protein MADALLSASLQVLFQRLASPELINFIRRRNLSDELLNELKRKLVVVLNVLDDAEVKQFSNPNVKEWLVHVKDAVYDAEDLLDEIATDALRCKMEAADSQTGGTLKAWKWNKFSASVKAPFAIKSMESRVRGMIDLLEKIGGEIVRLGLAGSRSPTPRLPTSTSLEDDSIVLGRDEIQKEMVKWLLSDNTTGGKMGVMSIVGMGGSGKTTLARHLYNDEEVKKHFDLQVWVCVSTEFLLIKVTKTILYEIGSKTDDFDSLNKLQLQLKEQLSNKKFLLVLDDVWNLKPRDEGYMELSDREGWERLRTPLLAAAEGSKIVVTSRDKSVAEAMKAAPTHDLGKLSSEDSWSLFKKHAFGDRDPNAFLELKPIGRQIVDKCQGLPLAVKVLGRLLYSEADKGEWNVVLNSDIWRQSGSEILPSLRLSYHHLSLPLKHCFAYCSIFPQDHQFNKEKLILLWMAEGLLHPQENEGRRMEEIVIIVSNQDEHKRFLMINKVSIMTMEETCKLAVIGRPCKMCSNQVDFCKRKWNMKKDRLFRFSL, encoded by the exons ATGGCGGACGCCCTCCTCTCAGCTTCGCTTCAAGTTCTATTCCAAAGGTTGGCTTCTCCAGAGCTCATAAACTTCATTCGGCGACGGAACCTTAGCGATGAACTCCTCAACGAGTTGAAGAGGAAACTCGTGGTTGTTCTCAATGTGCTCGATGATGCGGAGGTGAAGCAATTTTCCAACCCAAATGTCAAAGAGTGGCTCGTCCATGTCAAGGATGCTGTGTATGATGCGGAAGACCTGTTGGACGAGATCGCTACCGACGCTTTGCGTTGCAAGATGGAAGCTGCTGACTCCCAAACCGGCGGAACTCTTAAGGCGTGGAAATGGAACAAGTTCTCTGCTTCTGTGAAGGCCCCATTTGCTATCAAAAGCATGGAGTCCAGGGTCAGGGGCATGATTGATCTACTGGAAAAAATCGGAGGAGAAATTGTTCGGTTGGGGCTAGCAGGATCACGGTCACCAACACCAAGATTACCAACGTCCACTTCTTTGGAGGATGACTCCATTGTTCTCGGCAGGGATGAAATTCAGAAGGAGATGGTGAAGTGGTTGCTTTCTGACAATACAACAGGCGGCAAAATGGGGGTGATGTCCATAGTGGGCATGGGCGGCAGCGGCAAGACCACGCTTGCTCGGCACCTCTATAACGATGAGGAAGTGAAGAAACACTTCGACTTGCAAGTATGGGTCTGTGTTTCCACTGAGTTTCTCCTTATCAAGGTCACTAAAACAATTCTATACGAAATCGGTTCTAAAACTGATGATTTTGACAGCCTAAATAAGCTTCAGCTTCAACTCAAAGAGCAACTTAGTAACAAGAAATTTCTGCTTGTTCTTGATGACGTCTGGAATTTGAAGCCTCGTGATGAAGGTTACATGGAGCTTAGTGATCGTGAAGGTTGGGAACGTCTACGAACTCCACTCCTCGCTGCAGCAGAGGGAAGCAAGATTGTTGTGACCAGTCGTGATAAATCTGTTGCAGAAGCCATGAAAGCGGCCCCTACTCATGATCTTGGGAAATTAAGCTCTGAAGATAGTTGGTCCCTGTTTAAAAAGCATGCATTTGGAGATAGAGACCCCAACGCATTCCTTGAGCTTAAACCCATAGGCAGACAGATTGTGGACAAGTGCCAAGGATTGCCTTTGGCTGTGAAAGTACTCGGCCGTCTCTTGTATTCGGAGGCCGACAAAGGGGAATGGAACGTTGTGTTGAACAGTGACATATGGCGGCAGAGTGGCTCCGAAATTCTTCCATCTTTGAGATTAAGCTACCATCATCTTTCTCTACCTCTGAAGCATTGTTTTGCTTATTGTTCTATTTTTCCCCAGGACCACCAATTCAACAAAGAGAAGCTGATTTTATTATGGATGGCAGAAGGTCTTTTACATCCACAAGAAAACGAAGGAAGGAGAATGGAAGAGATAG tGATCATTGTAAGTAATCAGGATGAGCATAAAAGATTTCTTATGATAAACAAAGTTTCGATTATGACCATGGAAGAAACATGTAAG CTTGCAGTGATTGGGCGTCCATGTAAAATGTGCTCTAACCAAGTGGACTTCTGCAAAAG GAAGTGGAATATGAAGAAAGATAGATTGTTCAGATTTTCCCTGTAG
- the LOC100254420 gene encoding putative disease resistance RPP13-like protein 1 isoform X6, whose amino-acid sequence MADALLSASLQVLFQRLASPELINFIRRRNLSDELLNELKRKLVVVLNVLDDAEVKQFSNPNVKEWLVHVKDAVYDAEDLLDEIATDALRCKMEAADSQTGGTLKAWKWNKFSASVKAPFAIKSMESRVRGMIDLLEKIGGEIVRLGLAGSRSPTPRLPTSTSLEDDSIVLGRDEIQKEMVKWLLSDNTTGGKMGVMSIVGMGGSGKTTLARHLYNDEEVKKHFDLQVWVCVSTEFLLIKVTKTILYEIGSKTDDFDSLNKLQLQLKEQLSNKKFLLVLDDVWNLKPRDEGYMELSDREGWERLRTPLLAAAEGSKIVVTSRDKSVAEAMKAAPTHDLGKLSSEDSWSLFKKHAFGDRDPNAFLELKPIGRQIVDKCQGLPLAVKVLGRLLYSEADKGEWNVVLNSDIWRQSGSEILPSLRLSYHHLSLPLKHCFAYCSIFPQDHQFNKEKLILLWMAEGLLHPQENEGRRMEEIVIIVSNQDEHKRFLMINKVSIMTMEETSACSDWASM is encoded by the exons ATGGCGGACGCCCTCCTCTCAGCTTCGCTTCAAGTTCTATTCCAAAGGTTGGCTTCTCCAGAGCTCATAAACTTCATTCGGCGACGGAACCTTAGCGATGAACTCCTCAACGAGTTGAAGAGGAAACTCGTGGTTGTTCTCAATGTGCTCGATGATGCGGAGGTGAAGCAATTTTCCAACCCAAATGTCAAAGAGTGGCTCGTCCATGTCAAGGATGCTGTGTATGATGCGGAAGACCTGTTGGACGAGATCGCTACCGACGCTTTGCGTTGCAAGATGGAAGCTGCTGACTCCCAAACCGGCGGAACTCTTAAGGCGTGGAAATGGAACAAGTTCTCTGCTTCTGTGAAGGCCCCATTTGCTATCAAAAGCATGGAGTCCAGGGTCAGGGGCATGATTGATCTACTGGAAAAAATCGGAGGAGAAATTGTTCGGTTGGGGCTAGCAGGATCACGGTCACCAACACCAAGATTACCAACGTCCACTTCTTTGGAGGATGACTCCATTGTTCTCGGCAGGGATGAAATTCAGAAGGAGATGGTGAAGTGGTTGCTTTCTGACAATACAACAGGCGGCAAAATGGGGGTGATGTCCATAGTGGGCATGGGCGGCAGCGGCAAGACCACGCTTGCTCGGCACCTCTATAACGATGAGGAAGTGAAGAAACACTTCGACTTGCAAGTATGGGTCTGTGTTTCCACTGAGTTTCTCCTTATCAAGGTCACTAAAACAATTCTATACGAAATCGGTTCTAAAACTGATGATTTTGACAGCCTAAATAAGCTTCAGCTTCAACTCAAAGAGCAACTTAGTAACAAGAAATTTCTGCTTGTTCTTGATGACGTCTGGAATTTGAAGCCTCGTGATGAAGGTTACATGGAGCTTAGTGATCGTGAAGGTTGGGAACGTCTACGAACTCCACTCCTCGCTGCAGCAGAGGGAAGCAAGATTGTTGTGACCAGTCGTGATAAATCTGTTGCAGAAGCCATGAAAGCGGCCCCTACTCATGATCTTGGGAAATTAAGCTCTGAAGATAGTTGGTCCCTGTTTAAAAAGCATGCATTTGGAGATAGAGACCCCAACGCATTCCTTGAGCTTAAACCCATAGGCAGACAGATTGTGGACAAGTGCCAAGGATTGCCTTTGGCTGTGAAAGTACTCGGCCGTCTCTTGTATTCGGAGGCCGACAAAGGGGAATGGAACGTTGTGTTGAACAGTGACATATGGCGGCAGAGTGGCTCCGAAATTCTTCCATCTTTGAGATTAAGCTACCATCATCTTTCTCTACCTCTGAAGCATTGTTTTGCTTATTGTTCTATTTTTCCCCAGGACCACCAATTCAACAAAGAGAAGCTGATTTTATTATGGATGGCAGAAGGTCTTTTACATCCACAAGAAAACGAAGGAAGGAGAATGGAAGAGATAG tGATCATTGTAAGTAATCAGGATGAGCATAAAAGATTTCTTATGATAAACAAAGTTTCGATTATGACCATGGAAGAAACAT CAGCTTGCAGTGATTGGGCGTCCATGTAA